Proteins from one Candidatus Niyogibacteria bacterium CG10_big_fil_rev_8_21_14_0_10_46_36 genomic window:
- a CDS encoding RNA 2',3'-cyclic phosphodiesterase, translating into MSKRIFFAFPLDDALEDKIIRWEKDLQKKVNLPVRWIEPRNLHVTLVPPWSIEESQVDFLKGLLLPTISNVISFEIELTRIRFGPTTRMPTLIWAEGPTPPAMQELKEEIERILKHANVDFYPSREPFRLHVTLARFHPEEFSSFPIQQLDEGVKFFGTLSSVVLMQSILGFGGAEYNILHRYLLKEK; encoded by the coding sequence ATGAGTAAACGAATATTTTTCGCTTTCCCCCTGGATGATGCCTTGGAAGATAAAATAATCCGGTGGGAAAAAGACTTGCAGAAAAAAGTGAATCTCCCCGTGCGCTGGATAGAGCCGCGCAATCTTCATGTCACCCTTGTGCCGCCATGGTCTATTGAAGAAAGCCAGGTAGATTTTTTAAAGGGGCTTCTTTTGCCGACTATCAGCAATGTTATTTCATTTGAGATAGAGCTTACCCGTATACGGTTTGGTCCGACCACCCGTATGCCAACGCTTATTTGGGCAGAAGGGCCTACGCCGCCTGCTATGCAGGAGTTAAAAGAAGAGATTGAACGGATATTAAAGCATGCGAATGTTGATTTCTATCCAAGCCGGGAACCATTCCGGCTTCATGTAACGCTTGCGCGCTTCCATCCCGAAGAATTCTCCTCGTTCCCTATCCAGCAGCTTGATGAAGGTGTGAAGTTTTTTGGCACACTCTCCTCTGTGGTGCTTATGCAATCTATTCTTGGATTTGGTGGAGCAGAATACAATATACTCCATCGGTATCTCTTGAAGGAAAAATAG
- a CDS encoding ribonucleoside-triphosphate reductase: MVSHASSFLVQSVRKRDGRVVPFDKNRISSAISRAMQASGEGNPQRDSFRITDRVIQRLAARYPRGGVPSIEAIQDIVEESLILLDFPKTAKAYILYRSERAHIREKKKTIPEHIQKLAQDSKTYFRNPLAEFIYYRTYSRWIEDEGRRETWIETVDRYINFMRENIKDAFTDQEYQELRTAILKQEVMPSMRLLWSAGEAARKTNATAYNCSFIAPSKIEDFAEIMYLLMCGTGVGYSVESQTVQQLPIVRRQHGEKLPTHVVGDSKEGWAEALTLGLKTWYAGKDIAFDYSQLRPAGARLSTMGGRSSGPEPLRALLDFSRSKILARQGRRLSNLDIHDVICKTGEVVVMGGVRRSALISLSDLDDKEMRHAKTGQFYLTEPQRSMANNSAVYNERPTATEFMQEWLALAQSGTGERGIFNRGSLKRQLPARRWKVFKPHSATCGTNPCGEIVLRSKQFCNLSEVVAREEDTQDSLFRKARLAAMLGTYQSSLTHFPFLSKEWKENCAEERLLGVSITGQWDAPAVRNPETLERMKEIAVRTNEMYARRLGINPSTCVTCVKPSGTVSQLVDASSGMHTRHAKYYIRRVRISATDPLFHMLKDQKFPYYPEVGQHDNSATTFVLEFPVKAPEKAIINLSALDQLKHWEMVKSSFTEHNPSVTVSVGHDEWIETANWLYKRWDILGGLSFLPKSEHAYQLAPYEAISAEKYHELMGKMPKIDFSQIVAYEKEDNTTGAKELACVSGTCEIDIDPDEGRTMPEKITSESDSN, translated from the coding sequence ATGGTGTCTCACGCATCCTCTTTTTTGGTCCAATCCGTGCGAAAGCGCGATGGTCGGGTTGTTCCTTTTGACAAAAATAGAATTAGTAGCGCGATTTCTCGTGCGATGCAAGCAAGCGGTGAGGGAAACCCTCAGCGCGATTCTTTTCGTATTACCGACCGCGTTATTCAGCGCTTAGCGGCGCGGTATCCTCGCGGCGGTGTTCCCTCAATTGAGGCGATACAAGACATAGTAGAAGAAAGCCTCATCCTTTTGGATTTTCCAAAGACTGCAAAGGCATATATTTTATACCGAAGTGAACGCGCGCATATCCGTGAAAAAAAGAAAACGATTCCCGAGCACATTCAAAAGCTTGCGCAAGATAGTAAAACGTATTTCAGAAATCCGCTTGCAGAATTTATTTATTATCGGACATACTCACGCTGGATTGAAGATGAGGGAAGGCGCGAAACATGGATAGAAACGGTTGATCGTTATATTAATTTTATGCGTGAGAACATTAAGGATGCGTTTACTGATCAAGAATACCAGGAATTGCGAACTGCAATATTAAAACAAGAGGTGATGCCGTCCATGCGTCTTTTATGGAGCGCCGGCGAAGCTGCTCGGAAGACGAATGCAACAGCATACAACTGCTCGTTTATTGCTCCGTCAAAGATTGAAGATTTTGCAGAGATTATGTATCTTCTGATGTGCGGAACGGGTGTCGGGTATTCCGTTGAATCACAAACGGTTCAGCAGCTCCCCATTGTAAGGCGCCAACACGGAGAAAAGCTTCCTACACATGTTGTTGGGGACAGCAAAGAGGGATGGGCCGAAGCATTAACGCTTGGACTCAAGACATGGTATGCAGGGAAAGATATCGCTTTTGATTATTCACAGCTTCGTCCTGCGGGCGCGCGTCTTTCCACTATGGGAGGACGAAGTTCGGGGCCGGAGCCGTTGCGTGCCCTTTTGGATTTTTCCCGCTCAAAGATACTCGCACGCCAGGGCCGGCGGCTTTCAAATCTTGATATTCACGATGTGATTTGTAAGACCGGAGAAGTCGTTGTTATGGGAGGTGTCCGGCGGAGCGCTTTGATTTCGCTTTCTGATTTGGATGACAAAGAGATGCGCCATGCAAAAACTGGGCAATTTTATCTCACAGAACCCCAGCGTTCTATGGCGAATAACTCCGCAGTATACAACGAGCGTCCAACCGCAACCGAATTTATGCAGGAGTGGTTAGCGCTCGCACAATCAGGAACAGGGGAGCGCGGTATTTTCAACCGGGGAAGTCTTAAAAGACAATTGCCTGCACGGCGATGGAAGGTATTCAAGCCGCATAGCGCTACATGTGGGACAAATCCGTGCGGAGAGATTGTGCTCCGTTCAAAACAGTTTTGTAACTTGTCGGAGGTTGTCGCGCGGGAAGAAGATACGCAAGATTCGCTTTTCCGTAAAGCGCGTCTCGCCGCTATGCTCGGAACATACCAGTCATCTTTGACTCATTTCCCGTTTCTCTCAAAGGAATGGAAAGAGAATTGTGCAGAAGAACGCTTGCTCGGTGTTTCCATCACTGGGCAATGGGATGCTCCTGCGGTGCGCAACCCCGAAACGCTCGAACGCATGAAGGAGATCGCTGTACGAACGAATGAGATGTATGCGCGTCGGCTTGGTATCAATCCCTCAACCTGTGTTACATGCGTCAAGCCGTCAGGGACCGTTTCGCAGCTTGTTGATGCTTCTTCGGGGATGCATACGAGGCACGCAAAATATTATATCCGGCGCGTGCGCATTTCAGCGACTGACCCGCTCTTTCATATGTTGAAGGACCAGAAATTTCCCTATTATCCTGAAGTGGGACAACATGACAATTCCGCAACGACATTCGTTCTCGAATTTCCGGTAAAAGCTCCAGAAAAAGCAATCATAAACCTGAGTGCGCTTGATCAATTGAAGCATTGGGAGATGGTAAAGAGTAGTTTCACCGAACACAATCCTTCAGTGACTGTTTCTGTGGGACACGACGAATGGATAGAAACCGCAAATTGGCTTTACAAGCGCTGGGATATCTTGGGCGGCCTTTCATTCTTGCCAAAGTCAGAGCACGCGTACCAATTGGCGCCGTATGAAGCAATAAGCGCAGAAAAGTACCACGAGCTTATGGGAAAAATGCCGAAGATTGATTTTTCACAAATTGTTGCGTATGAAAAAGAGGACAACACCACCGGCGCAAAAGAGCTTGCGTGCGTCAGCGGTACCTGTGAAATAGATATTGATCCTGACGAAGGCAGGACGATGCCTGAAAAAATAACATCCGAATCAGATTCTAATTGA